Below is a window of Streptomyces sp. NBC_00223 DNA.
CGTTCGCCCTACGACGCCCCGCAGCGCGCGCTGGCCGTCGCCTATGTCAACGGCCTCGGGCCGCGCCCCGAGCACCCCGATCTGCGGGCCGTGCGCTGCAATCTGGTGCCGGGCGTCGGCGAGCTGATCGTCATCCCCGCGCTGACCACCACCGGGCCCTGCGACATCCTCTTCTGGGAGGGCGTTCCCGGCGGCCCGCTGGATGTCTTCCACGGCGTCAAGGACCCCGCCGAGCATCTGCGGCTCACCCTGGAGCTGATGCGGCGCTTCACCCCCTGGGAGGCGGACCGGGCCGGCGCCGTGGAGCTGACGGACGCGGGCGGCACGCTCGCCGGGCGGTTCGCGCCGACCGTGCGCGAGCCCGTCGCCGAACTGCCGTCGGGCGGGCTGGTGCTGGGCGTCGCCGATGTGGTGGTCGCCAACGACCCGATCACCGGCCAGGGTTCCAACAACGCGTCCAAGTGCGCGGCCTCGTACCTGGCGAGCATCGTGGAGCGCGGCGGCGAGCCTTTCGACGCGGCCTGGATGCGGAGCGCCTTCGACCGCTACTGGACGGTCGCCGAGCCCGTCACCAAGTGGACCAACGCGATGCTCGCCCCGCCGCCCGAGCACGTACTCGGTCTGATCGGCGCGGGCGGCGCGCTTCCGGCGGTCGCCGACCGGATCGCCAACGGCTTCGACGACCCGGCCGACTTCGAGCCGTGGTTCTACGAGCCGCAGGCCGCGGGGGACTATCTCGCCGAGGTGCGGGCCGCCGGTCAGGGCTGACCGGCGCCGGACTCCTCGGGGGTCGGGGTGGACGTCGGGTCCTTGGGCGCGTCGTCCTTCGCAGGCGGCTTGCCGGGCTCTTTGCCGGGCGTCTTGCCGGGGGGCTTGCCGGGCGTTTTCCCGGGGGACTTCGCGCCCTTGGCGTCGTCCTTGCCCTCGG
It encodes the following:
- a CDS encoding styrene monooxygenase/indole monooxygenase family protein codes for the protein MRKILIVGAGQAGLQLALGLQSQGYDVTVMTNRTADEIRGGRVMSTQCMFALALGHERDLGLNFWEEQTPDIGGLGVSVAAPDASRPIDWLGRLRGHAQSVDQRVKMAGWLETFAERGGKVVVHGVAVSDLDYFSRAYDLTLVAAGKGEIVSMFRRDAARSPYDAPQRALAVAYVNGLGPRPEHPDLRAVRCNLVPGVGELIVIPALTTTGPCDILFWEGVPGGPLDVFHGVKDPAEHLRLTLELMRRFTPWEADRAGAVELTDAGGTLAGRFAPTVREPVAELPSGGLVLGVADVVVANDPITGQGSNNASKCAASYLASIVERGGEPFDAAWMRSAFDRYWTVAEPVTKWTNAMLAPPPEHVLGLIGAGGALPAVADRIANGFDDPADFEPWFYEPQAAGDYLAEVRAAGQG